From Scophthalmus maximus strain ysfricsl-2021 chromosome 14, ASM2237912v1, whole genome shotgun sequence, one genomic window encodes:
- the faima gene encoding fas apoptotic inhibitory molecule a gives MSGDLAGLWEVALSDGVHRIEFEHGTTTGKRVIFVDGKEILRRDWMFKLVGKETFSVGKSDTKATINIDAVSGFAYEYTLEINGKSLKKYMENRSKVTSTWVLNLDGTDCRVVLEKDTMDVWCNGQNIETAGEFVDDGTETHFTLGDHNCCVKAVSSGKRRDGIIHTLLVDGTMIAECTE, from the exons ATGTCCGGCGATCTCGCTGGTCTGTGGGAGGTGGCGCTGAGCGACGGGGTCCACAGGATCGAGTTCGAACACGGCACGACCACGGGGAAGAGGGTCATCTTCGTCGACGGAAAG GAGATCCTGAGACGGGACTGGATGTTCAAACTCGTGGGCAAGGAGACGTTCAGCGTGGGCAAGTCCGACACCAAGGCGACCATCAACATAGATGCCGTGAGCGGGTTTGCCTACGAGTACACGCTGGAGATCAACGGGAAGAGCCTGAAGAAGTACATGGAGAACCGGTCGAAGGTCACCAGCACCTGGGTGCTCAACTTGGACGGCACCGACTGCAGGGTGGTCCTGG agaAAGACACTATGGATGTTTGGTGTAATGGACAAAACATTGAAACTGCA GGCGAGTTCGTGGACGATGGCACGGAGACACATTTCACACTCGGAGACCACAACTGCTGTGTGAAGGCCGTGAGCAGCGGGAAGAGACGAGACGGCATCATTCACACGCTGCTGGTGGACGGCACAATGATCGCCGAGTGCACCGAGTGA
- the parp9 gene encoding protein mono-ADP-ribosyltransferase PARP9 isoform X3, whose translation MASKLDIPLHGASVNIVRQCGSALSDVLQSKFGCVAIIEGVDLARDPTTAQQKKPTVTQEKRFTAALPSGVKVTVWKDDLTNVRADAVVNAANFKLQHWGGLALALSQAGGPQIQKECDDLITLNGDLRTGDAVVSAAGFLPCKMIIHAVGPHLSKFALKSDVSQAEPLLQKAIVSILDRVKEKRLKTVAIPAISSGLFNFPLPLCADTIVSTVKHYYENSSQGHLPEEILLVNNDEPSVREMERACRSILTSQPPTKTYSMAAAAAKNPATTVQIGNVLLTLKSGKIEEQQTDVIVNTASPDRDLSIGLISKALLKKAGVGLQNELNIALHQKYVTITKGYSLQCKEVYHTFCTEARENLFHSVLECLWLVGSSHHTSIAFPAIGTGGLRFSKKEVAQIMSDAVADFAMKFPKMLDIHFVIFPSDKDTFKAFEEAIRSLQQKASHLSFTQAAFEHRDYFRDSKPPAPQISLSGCSEESTREAERWLCGILQSSGSITVRNNFIQHFGEQELRQLSRLTKKGVLVEECFEKGHADITVRGGSFEDVAVAGLQVEAMLCNIQREFVGEEERAMLPPSTQNVTFVRKSVDVSSDIFSDRSSVFRKEMLHILKLEKVENRTLRLMFEEKKKQLQCCTQKKMFQRIPAQFCEMVSHIGFHTEYAPPADPAYGEGIYFAGTVRKAMEVWKEKSEEYLYFVEAQVLTGNSTLGIPGLILPPALETNPQMMYDSVSGGPDISVIFSGYQALPMYIITCRLV comes from the exons ATGGCCAGTAAATTAGATATTCCTCTCCATGGGGCTTCAGTTAACATCGTGAGGCAGTGTGGATCCGCTCTGAGCGACGTCCTTCAAAGCAAATTCGGATGCGTGGCCATCATCGAGGGTGTGGACCTTGCAAGGGATCCGACCACTGCGCAGCAGAAGAAGCCAACCGTAACGCAAGAGAAGAGGTTCACTGCCGCGCTGCCTTCGGGTGTTAAGGTGACCGTGTGGAAGGACGACCTCACCAATGTTCGGGCGGATGCCGTCGTGAACGCTGCTAACTTCAAGCTTCAGCATTGGGGCGGCCTTGCATTAGCTCTGAGCCAAGCTGGCGGTCCACAGATCCAAAAGGAGTGTGATGATCTCATCACATTAAATGGAGACTTGAGAACAGGAGACGCAGTTGTCAGTGCTGCTGGTTTCCTACCATGCAAGATGATAATCCATGCTGTGGGTCCTCACCTATCAAAGTTTGCTCTCAAGTCTGACGTTTCACAGGCCGAACCGCTGCTGCAGAAGGCCATCGTGAGCATTCTGGACAGAGTGAAGGAAAAGCGCCTGAAGACGGTTGCCATTCCTGCTATAAGCTCGGGGCTGTTCAACTTCCCCCTGCCACTCTGTGCAGATACCATAGTGTCAACTGTGAAACATTACTACGAAAACTCCTCTCAAGGACATCTTCCGGAGGAGATCCTCCTCGTGAACAATGACGAGCCTTCCGTAAGGGAAATGGAGAGGGCCTGTCGTAGCATTTTAACCTCCCAGCCCCCTACCAAGACATACAGCATGGCAGCAGCCGCTGCCAAAAACCCCGCCACCACTGTCCAGATTGGAAATGTCCTTCTGACACTGAAGTCGGGTAAAATTGAGGAACAGCAG ACCGATGTCATCGTGAACACTGCATCACCAGACCGAGACTTGAGCATCGGTCTGATTTCGAAAGCTTTACTGAAGAAAGCAGGTGTTGGATTGCAAAATGAGCTTAACATTGCCCTTCATCAAAAATATGTGACCATCACAAAAGGCTACTCCCTGCAGTGTAAAGAGGTGTATCACACTTTTTGCACTGAGGCACGAGAG AACCTCTTCCATTCAGTATTGGAATGCTTATGGCTCGTAGGTTCAAGTCATCACACGTCCATTGCCTTTCCCGCCATCGGCACTGGAGGCCTCAGGTTCAGTAAGAAAGAGGTTGCCCAAATCATGTCAGATGCAGTGGCTGACTTTGCCATGAAGTTCCCAAAAATGTTGGATATTCACTTTGTCATATTTCCATCTGACAAAGACACATTCAAG GCTTTTGAGGAAGCAATAAGATCTCTCCAGCAAAAAGCATCTCATCTCAGCTTCACTCAGG CAGCATTTGAGCACAGAGATTACTTCCGTGACAGCAAACCTCCCGCTCCTCAGATCAGCCTGAGCGGCTGCTCTGAGGAGTCGACGCGCGAGGCAGAGCGATGGCTCTGTGGCATCCTCCAATCCTCTGGCAGCATCACCGTCCGTAACAACTTCATCCAGCACTTTGGCGAGCAGGAATTGCGGCAGCTGTCCCGTCTGACCAAAAAGGGTGTTTTGGTTGAGGAGTGCTTCGAGAAAGGTCATGCGGACATAACGGTGAGAGGGGGTTCCTTTGAGGACGTCGCAGTCGCTGGGCTGCAGGTGGAGGCCATGCTCTGCAACATCCAAAGGGAATTTGTCGGAGAAGAAGAGCGCGCCATGCTGCCACCGTCAACCCAGAACGTGACCTTCGTAAGAAAGTCAGTTGATGTTTCCAGCGACATATTCTCAGACAGATCATCTGTTTTCAGAAAGGAGATGCTGCACATTTTGaag TTGGAAAAGGTGGAGAACCGTACACTGAGGCTGAtgtttgaggaaaagaaaaaacagctacAATGCTGCACTCAAAAAAAGATGTTTCAGCGCATACCCGCGCAGTTCTGTGAAATGGTCAGCCATATTGGATTCCATACAGAGTATGCCCCACCTGCAG ACCCAGCTTACGGAGAGGGTATCTACTTTGCTGGCACAGTGAGGAAGGCCATGGAagtgtggaaggagaagagtgaGGAGTATCTGTACTTCGTGGAGGCTCAGGTGCTGACGGGAAACTCCACCCTCGGCATACCAGGTCTGATTCTGCCGCCTGCCTTGGAGACAAACCCCCAAATGATGTATGACAGTGTGAGCGGAGGACCTGACATCTCTGTCATATTTAGTGGTTATCAAGCTCTGCCCATGTATATCATTACCTGTAGGTTGGTCTGA
- the parp9 gene encoding protein mono-ADP-ribosyltransferase PARP9 isoform X1, with protein sequence MCTEALLKLLRCQRRCAVQPSCAVTFERSVQLHLGTMASKLDIPLHGASVNIVRQCGSALSDVLQSKFGCVAIIEGVDLARDPTTAQQKKPTVTQEKRFTAALPSGVKVTVWKDDLTNVRADAVVNAANFKLQHWGGLALALSQAGGPQIQKECDDLITLNGDLRTGDAVVSAAGFLPCKMIIHAVGPHLSKFALKSDVSQAEPLLQKAIVSILDRVKEKRLKTVAIPAISSGLFNFPLPLCADTIVSTVKHYYENSSQGHLPEEILLVNNDEPSVREMERACRSILTSQPPTKTYSMAAAAAKNPATTVQIGNVLLTLKSGKIEEQQTDVIVNTASPDRDLSIGLISKALLKKAGVGLQNELNIALHQKYVTITKGYSLQCKEVYHTFCTEARENLFHSVLECLWLVGSSHHTSIAFPAIGTGGLRFSKKEVAQIMSDAVADFAMKFPKMLDIHFVIFPSDKDTFKAFEEAIRSLQQKASHLSFTQAAFEHRDYFRDSKPPAPQISLSGCSEESTREAERWLCGILQSSGSITVRNNFIQHFGEQELRQLSRLTKKGVLVEECFEKGHADITVRGGSFEDVAVAGLQVEAMLCNIQREFVGEEERAMLPPSTQNVTFVRKSVDVSSDIFSDRSSVFRKEMLHILKLEKVENRTLRLMFEEKKKQLQCCTQKKMFQRIPAQFCEMVSHIGFHTEYAPPADPAYGEGIYFAGTVRKAMEVWKEKSEEYLYFVEAQVLTGNSTLGIPGLILPPALETNPQMMYDSVSGGPDISVIFSGYQALPMYIITCRLV encoded by the exons ATGTGCACGGAGGCTTTGCTGAAATTGCTACGGTGTCAGCGGCGATGCGCCGTGCAGCCCTCGTGCGCGGTGACATTCGAACGGAGCGTACAG CTCCATTTAGGAACCATGGCCAGTAAATTAGATATTCCTCTCCATGGGGCTTCAGTTAACATCGTGAGGCAGTGTGGATCCGCTCTGAGCGACGTCCTTCAAAGCAAATTCGGATGCGTGGCCATCATCGAGGGTGTGGACCTTGCAAGGGATCCGACCACTGCGCAGCAGAAGAAGCCAACCGTAACGCAAGAGAAGAGGTTCACTGCCGCGCTGCCTTCGGGTGTTAAGGTGACCGTGTGGAAGGACGACCTCACCAATGTTCGGGCGGATGCCGTCGTGAACGCTGCTAACTTCAAGCTTCAGCATTGGGGCGGCCTTGCATTAGCTCTGAGCCAAGCTGGCGGTCCACAGATCCAAAAGGAGTGTGATGATCTCATCACATTAAATGGAGACTTGAGAACAGGAGACGCAGTTGTCAGTGCTGCTGGTTTCCTACCATGCAAGATGATAATCCATGCTGTGGGTCCTCACCTATCAAAGTTTGCTCTCAAGTCTGACGTTTCACAGGCCGAACCGCTGCTGCAGAAGGCCATCGTGAGCATTCTGGACAGAGTGAAGGAAAAGCGCCTGAAGACGGTTGCCATTCCTGCTATAAGCTCGGGGCTGTTCAACTTCCCCCTGCCACTCTGTGCAGATACCATAGTGTCAACTGTGAAACATTACTACGAAAACTCCTCTCAAGGACATCTTCCGGAGGAGATCCTCCTCGTGAACAATGACGAGCCTTCCGTAAGGGAAATGGAGAGGGCCTGTCGTAGCATTTTAACCTCCCAGCCCCCTACCAAGACATACAGCATGGCAGCAGCCGCTGCCAAAAACCCCGCCACCACTGTCCAGATTGGAAATGTCCTTCTGACACTGAAGTCGGGTAAAATTGAGGAACAGCAG ACCGATGTCATCGTGAACACTGCATCACCAGACCGAGACTTGAGCATCGGTCTGATTTCGAAAGCTTTACTGAAGAAAGCAGGTGTTGGATTGCAAAATGAGCTTAACATTGCCCTTCATCAAAAATATGTGACCATCACAAAAGGCTACTCCCTGCAGTGTAAAGAGGTGTATCACACTTTTTGCACTGAGGCACGAGAG AACCTCTTCCATTCAGTATTGGAATGCTTATGGCTCGTAGGTTCAAGTCATCACACGTCCATTGCCTTTCCCGCCATCGGCACTGGAGGCCTCAGGTTCAGTAAGAAAGAGGTTGCCCAAATCATGTCAGATGCAGTGGCTGACTTTGCCATGAAGTTCCCAAAAATGTTGGATATTCACTTTGTCATATTTCCATCTGACAAAGACACATTCAAG GCTTTTGAGGAAGCAATAAGATCTCTCCAGCAAAAAGCATCTCATCTCAGCTTCACTCAGG CAGCATTTGAGCACAGAGATTACTTCCGTGACAGCAAACCTCCCGCTCCTCAGATCAGCCTGAGCGGCTGCTCTGAGGAGTCGACGCGCGAGGCAGAGCGATGGCTCTGTGGCATCCTCCAATCCTCTGGCAGCATCACCGTCCGTAACAACTTCATCCAGCACTTTGGCGAGCAGGAATTGCGGCAGCTGTCCCGTCTGACCAAAAAGGGTGTTTTGGTTGAGGAGTGCTTCGAGAAAGGTCATGCGGACATAACGGTGAGAGGGGGTTCCTTTGAGGACGTCGCAGTCGCTGGGCTGCAGGTGGAGGCCATGCTCTGCAACATCCAAAGGGAATTTGTCGGAGAAGAAGAGCGCGCCATGCTGCCACCGTCAACCCAGAACGTGACCTTCGTAAGAAAGTCAGTTGATGTTTCCAGCGACATATTCTCAGACAGATCATCTGTTTTCAGAAAGGAGATGCTGCACATTTTGaag TTGGAAAAGGTGGAGAACCGTACACTGAGGCTGAtgtttgaggaaaagaaaaaacagctacAATGCTGCACTCAAAAAAAGATGTTTCAGCGCATACCCGCGCAGTTCTGTGAAATGGTCAGCCATATTGGATTCCATACAGAGTATGCCCCACCTGCAG ACCCAGCTTACGGAGAGGGTATCTACTTTGCTGGCACAGTGAGGAAGGCCATGGAagtgtggaaggagaagagtgaGGAGTATCTGTACTTCGTGGAGGCTCAGGTGCTGACGGGAAACTCCACCCTCGGCATACCAGGTCTGATTCTGCCGCCTGCCTTGGAGACAAACCCCCAAATGATGTATGACAGTGTGAGCGGAGGACCTGACATCTCTGTCATATTTAGTGGTTATCAAGCTCTGCCCATGTATATCATTACCTGTAGGTTGGTCTGA
- the parp9 gene encoding protein mono-ADP-ribosyltransferase PARP9 isoform X2: MCTEALLKLLRCQRRCAVQPSCAVTFERSVQLHLGTMASKLDIPLHGASVNIVRQCGSALSDVLQSKFGCVAIIEGVDLARDPTTAQQKKPTVTQEKRFTAALPSGVKVTVWKDDLTNVRADAVVNAANFKLQHWGGLALALSQAGGPQIQKECDDLITLNGDLRTGDAVVSAAGFLPCKMIIHAVGPHLSKFALKSDVSQAEPLLQKAIVSILDRVKEKRLKTVAIPAISSGLFNFPLPLCADTIVSTVKHYYENSSQGHLPEEILLVNNDEPSVREMERACRSILTSQPPTKTYSMAAAAAKNPATTVQIGNVLLTLKSGKIEEQQTDVIVNTASPDRDLSIGLISKALLKKAGVGLQNELNIALHQKYVTITKGYSLQCKEVYHTFCTEARENLFHSVLECLWLVGSSHHTSIAFPAIGTGGLRFSKKEVAQIMSDAVADFAMKFPKMLDIHFVIFPSDKDTFKAFEEAIRSLQQKASHLSFTQAFEHRDYFRDSKPPAPQISLSGCSEESTREAERWLCGILQSSGSITVRNNFIQHFGEQELRQLSRLTKKGVLVEECFEKGHADITVRGGSFEDVAVAGLQVEAMLCNIQREFVGEEERAMLPPSTQNVTFVRKSVDVSSDIFSDRSSVFRKEMLHILKLEKVENRTLRLMFEEKKKQLQCCTQKKMFQRIPAQFCEMVSHIGFHTEYAPPADPAYGEGIYFAGTVRKAMEVWKEKSEEYLYFVEAQVLTGNSTLGIPGLILPPALETNPQMMYDSVSGGPDISVIFSGYQALPMYIITCRLV; this comes from the exons ATGTGCACGGAGGCTTTGCTGAAATTGCTACGGTGTCAGCGGCGATGCGCCGTGCAGCCCTCGTGCGCGGTGACATTCGAACGGAGCGTACAG CTCCATTTAGGAACCATGGCCAGTAAATTAGATATTCCTCTCCATGGGGCTTCAGTTAACATCGTGAGGCAGTGTGGATCCGCTCTGAGCGACGTCCTTCAAAGCAAATTCGGATGCGTGGCCATCATCGAGGGTGTGGACCTTGCAAGGGATCCGACCACTGCGCAGCAGAAGAAGCCAACCGTAACGCAAGAGAAGAGGTTCACTGCCGCGCTGCCTTCGGGTGTTAAGGTGACCGTGTGGAAGGACGACCTCACCAATGTTCGGGCGGATGCCGTCGTGAACGCTGCTAACTTCAAGCTTCAGCATTGGGGCGGCCTTGCATTAGCTCTGAGCCAAGCTGGCGGTCCACAGATCCAAAAGGAGTGTGATGATCTCATCACATTAAATGGAGACTTGAGAACAGGAGACGCAGTTGTCAGTGCTGCTGGTTTCCTACCATGCAAGATGATAATCCATGCTGTGGGTCCTCACCTATCAAAGTTTGCTCTCAAGTCTGACGTTTCACAGGCCGAACCGCTGCTGCAGAAGGCCATCGTGAGCATTCTGGACAGAGTGAAGGAAAAGCGCCTGAAGACGGTTGCCATTCCTGCTATAAGCTCGGGGCTGTTCAACTTCCCCCTGCCACTCTGTGCAGATACCATAGTGTCAACTGTGAAACATTACTACGAAAACTCCTCTCAAGGACATCTTCCGGAGGAGATCCTCCTCGTGAACAATGACGAGCCTTCCGTAAGGGAAATGGAGAGGGCCTGTCGTAGCATTTTAACCTCCCAGCCCCCTACCAAGACATACAGCATGGCAGCAGCCGCTGCCAAAAACCCCGCCACCACTGTCCAGATTGGAAATGTCCTTCTGACACTGAAGTCGGGTAAAATTGAGGAACAGCAG ACCGATGTCATCGTGAACACTGCATCACCAGACCGAGACTTGAGCATCGGTCTGATTTCGAAAGCTTTACTGAAGAAAGCAGGTGTTGGATTGCAAAATGAGCTTAACATTGCCCTTCATCAAAAATATGTGACCATCACAAAAGGCTACTCCCTGCAGTGTAAAGAGGTGTATCACACTTTTTGCACTGAGGCACGAGAG AACCTCTTCCATTCAGTATTGGAATGCTTATGGCTCGTAGGTTCAAGTCATCACACGTCCATTGCCTTTCCCGCCATCGGCACTGGAGGCCTCAGGTTCAGTAAGAAAGAGGTTGCCCAAATCATGTCAGATGCAGTGGCTGACTTTGCCATGAAGTTCCCAAAAATGTTGGATATTCACTTTGTCATATTTCCATCTGACAAAGACACATTCAAG GCTTTTGAGGAAGCAATAAGATCTCTCCAGCAAAAAGCATCTCATCTCAGCTTCACTCAGG CATTTGAGCACAGAGATTACTTCCGTGACAGCAAACCTCCCGCTCCTCAGATCAGCCTGAGCGGCTGCTCTGAGGAGTCGACGCGCGAGGCAGAGCGATGGCTCTGTGGCATCCTCCAATCCTCTGGCAGCATCACCGTCCGTAACAACTTCATCCAGCACTTTGGCGAGCAGGAATTGCGGCAGCTGTCCCGTCTGACCAAAAAGGGTGTTTTGGTTGAGGAGTGCTTCGAGAAAGGTCATGCGGACATAACGGTGAGAGGGGGTTCCTTTGAGGACGTCGCAGTCGCTGGGCTGCAGGTGGAGGCCATGCTCTGCAACATCCAAAGGGAATTTGTCGGAGAAGAAGAGCGCGCCATGCTGCCACCGTCAACCCAGAACGTGACCTTCGTAAGAAAGTCAGTTGATGTTTCCAGCGACATATTCTCAGACAGATCATCTGTTTTCAGAAAGGAGATGCTGCACATTTTGaag TTGGAAAAGGTGGAGAACCGTACACTGAGGCTGAtgtttgaggaaaagaaaaaacagctacAATGCTGCACTCAAAAAAAGATGTTTCAGCGCATACCCGCGCAGTTCTGTGAAATGGTCAGCCATATTGGATTCCATACAGAGTATGCCCCACCTGCAG ACCCAGCTTACGGAGAGGGTATCTACTTTGCTGGCACAGTGAGGAAGGCCATGGAagtgtggaaggagaagagtgaGGAGTATCTGTACTTCGTGGAGGCTCAGGTGCTGACGGGAAACTCCACCCTCGGCATACCAGGTCTGATTCTGCCGCCTGCCTTGGAGACAAACCCCCAAATGATGTATGACAGTGTGAGCGGAGGACCTGACATCTCTGTCATATTTAGTGGTTATCAAGCTCTGCCCATGTATATCATTACCTGTAGGTTGGTCTGA